A window of the Polypterus senegalus isolate Bchr_013 chromosome 4, ASM1683550v1, whole genome shotgun sequence genome harbors these coding sequences:
- the LOC120528526 gene encoding granzyme A-like: MVSFFREKDKGTSQLNHIEVTLGTHSRIEKEPTRQEFQVKIAVPHPNFNNYTSVNDIMLLKLNASATLNKYVSLLPLPKHGEDVEAGTHCNVAGWGATYFGGYPVDKMRETSVTVIDRNVCNRPSYYGKIKITKCMLCAGDPNGEQDACQGDSGGPLLCNGIYRGIVSFRRECGLPKKPGVYTLLTEEYLRWIHKEIKDY, translated from the exons ATGGTGTCATTTTTTAGAGAAAAGGACAAAGGAACTTCACA GTTGAATCATATTGAAGTGACTCTTGGAACTCATTCACGAATAGAAAAAGAACCAACAAGACAGGAATTTCAAGTGAAGATTGCTGTTCCTCATCCTAACTTTAATAATTATACATCTGTGAATGATATAATGCTTCTTAAG CTGAATGCAAGTGCAACGTTGAACAAATATGTTTCACTCCTTCCACTTCCCAAACATGGAGAAGATGTCGAAGCAGGAACCCACTGCAATGTTGCTGGATGGGGTGCTACCTACTTTGGTGGTTATCCAGTAGACAAAATGAGAGAAACAAGTGTTACCGTTATAGACAGAAATGTGTGCAACCGCCCCAGCTactatggaaaaataaaaataacaaaatgcatgcTGTGTGCAGGTGATCCGAATGGAGAACAAGACGCCTGTCAG GGAGATTCAGGAGGCCCATTACTGTGCAATGGGATCTACAGAGGAATTGTCTCCTTTCGTAGAGAATGTGGGCTGCCTAAAAAACCAGGTGTCTACACACTCCTTACAGAAGAGTATCTCAGATGGATACATAAAGAAATTAAGGattattaa